Proteins encoded within one genomic window of Porphyromonadaceae bacterium W3.11:
- a CDS encoding 3'-5' exonuclease, which yields MDKKLLDITKDELNKMDVEELNLPVVIIDETSSFEDVSEACDKLLEGPKILGFDTETKPCFRKGEHRKVALLQLSSQNIVVLVRLIKIEDKSILEPLIKILKNKRIAKVGIAIGDDVRGLYNSYEIITNKFLDLRVLAKASGIGALSLTKIYGLLFGKRISKSQQLSDWERPQFTEAQIRYAGLDAYSGLCIYMKLKSNAKKDMYQHFQKPEPPKKKKRRRYKNNLAQNSERNTKC from the coding sequence ATGGACAAAAAATTATTAGACATAACAAAGGATGAATTAAACAAGATGGATGTGGAGGAGCTTAACCTCCCAGTTGTTATAATTGATGAAACAAGTTCCTTTGAAGATGTCAGTGAGGCTTGCGACAAATTACTGGAAGGGCCCAAGATTCTTGGTTTTGATACCGAGACAAAGCCTTGCTTCAGAAAAGGAGAACATCGTAAGGTCGCACTTCTTCAGCTATCCAGCCAAAATATCGTCGTATTAGTCAGATTAATAAAAATAGAGGATAAGTCTATACTGGAACCGCTTATAAAGATTCTTAAGAATAAACGGATTGCCAAAGTAGGGATCGCTATTGGTGATGATGTTCGTGGCTTATACAATAGTTATGAGATCATTACTAATAAGTTTTTAGATCTTAGAGTATTGGCTAAAGCTTCAGGAATCGGAGCTCTTTCGCTTACCAAGATATATGGGCTATTATTTGGAAAGCGAATATCAAAGTCGCAGCAACTATCTGATTGGGAAAGACCTCAATTTACTGAAGCTCAGATACGTTATGCTGGGCTTGATGCCTATTCTGGTCTGTGCATATATATGAAATTAAAAAGTAATGCCAAGAAGGATATGTATCAGCACTTTCAGAAACCTGAACCTCCAAAGAAGAAGAAAAGAAGGCGCTATAAGAATAATCTAGCACAGAATTCAGAACGAAATACTAAATGTTGA
- a CDS encoding class I SAM-dependent rRNA methyltransferase: MLKTVTLKKDRKQSLDRRHPWIFSRGLEDTSGINGGDLIDVIDHKGTFMARGYYEQDSIAVRILTFNKDEQINPAFWEQRVRQAFVFRQAIGLTKPREAYRLVNSEGDGLPGLIIDVFSDVIVIDAYTKAIHYHINEILSVLLTLYQDDVKAIYYKAPESLINDIDVASRLEQVLWGDYEDIENVIALENGVSFYPEILSGQKNTYTLDQRNNRLHLRHHAQGRTVLSAFSHYGGFSLAALYGDAKEVVSLDSSSKAINILERNIRINFGDSQRALRHTSVVEDPFRYLQEMPHGAFDMIILDPPAFAKRREVLRNALQGYRKLNSEAIRKIAPHGLIYTFSNSQVVNADLFRQNIFTSALMAGREVKVLDQFGQAYDHPISIYHPEGEYLKGLLLYVE; this comes from the coding sequence ATGTTGAAAACTGTCACTCTTAAAAAAGATCGCAAACAGTCACTCGATCGCAGACATCCATGGATTTTTTCTCGTGGACTAGAGGATACGTCTGGAATCAATGGTGGTGATCTTATTGATGTAATTGATCATAAAGGCACGTTTATGGCAAGGGGATACTATGAGCAAGATAGTATCGCAGTGCGTATTCTTACATTCAATAAGGATGAGCAGATCAACCCAGCTTTTTGGGAACAAAGGGTACGTCAGGCTTTTGTTTTTCGACAGGCCATTGGCTTAACTAAGCCAAGAGAGGCCTACAGGCTAGTTAATAGCGAAGGAGATGGACTACCGGGGCTGATTATCGATGTCTTTTCTGATGTGATCGTCATTGATGCATACACTAAGGCGATTCACTACCATATTAATGAGATATTATCCGTCTTGCTTACTCTCTACCAAGATGATGTTAAAGCTATTTATTATAAGGCTCCTGAATCATTAATAAACGATATTGATGTCGCATCTCGATTGGAGCAAGTGTTATGGGGCGATTATGAAGATATTGAAAATGTCATAGCTCTAGAGAATGGGGTTTCTTTCTATCCAGAGATTCTAAGTGGTCAAAAGAATACCTATACGCTAGATCAGCGGAATAATAGGCTGCATTTAAGACATCATGCTCAAGGGCGAACCGTTCTTAGTGCCTTTTCTCATTATGGAGGTTTTTCTTTGGCAGCTCTATATGGCGATGCCAAAGAGGTAGTCTCCTTAGACTCGTCATCGAAAGCTATAAACATTCTGGAGCGGAATATTCGGATTAATTTTGGAGACAGTCAGAGAGCACTGCGTCATACTTCTGTAGTGGAGGATCCATTTAGATATCTTCAAGAGATGCCTCATGGTGCTTTTGATATGATTATTTTAGATCCTCCTGCATTTGCTAAGCGAAGAGAGGTTCTTAGGAATGCTCTACAAGGTTATCGAAAACTTAACTCTGAAGCTATTAGAAAAATAGCTCCTCATGGTCTAATATATACGTTTTCTAATTCACAAGTTGTAAATGCTGATCTATTTAGGCAAAACATCTTTACCAGTGCCCTAATGGCAGGTCGTGAGGTGAAAGTGCTTGATCAGTTTGGACAAGCATACGACCATCCGATTAGCATTTATCACCCTGAAGGAGAGTATCTCAAAGGATTATTATTGTACGTTGAATAA
- a CDS encoding transglycosylase SLT domain-containing protein, whose amino-acid sequence MDKHTTIRLAFITLKESISKDYYCTLNKYKQDMNYFKAISLSLLMILFFAQCSSCERGSKNDKHSTSTYREWESILQSDTLKVGTMTSPTDFYIMRDQSFGFEYQKISDFTTKHGLTLDVKISYSIDSLLSWLREGQIDLCITPLPQTKTNQTEYLFAGLSNMSSLVLVQRKSEHMVSYIADLAGKSVYAESNSAAELRLKQIQQEIGRNINVITSDTLMSEDLLVLMNSIDSIQYVVSDKRSARVISHYYPKLNSSLSLSAPVKHGWVVNNKNNSLKEALDDFFCTSKKKKHYEELLKEDSHLQRFFKSEQGYTSYRPMKNGEISPYDSIFQKEALRLGWHWTYLAAIAFHESTFRSDIVAWSGARGLMGIMPSTGAAYGANRKQLLDPNVSVRVAVDCLLEYGSKYKTLPNELDQICFTLASYNAGSGHILDAIRLANKYNAPVDRWYGGIREYVILKSNPNYYNDPVVRFGYMRGRETADYVDNIIERQEYYKSIAKVK is encoded by the coding sequence TTGGACAAGCATACGACCATCCGATTAGCATTTATCACCCTGAAGGAGAGTATCTCAAAGGATTATTATTGTACGTTGAATAAGTATAAGCAGGATATGAATTATTTCAAGGCTATATCTCTATCACTCCTAATGATCCTCTTTTTTGCTCAATGTAGCAGTTGCGAAAGAGGATCAAAGAATGATAAGCATTCGACCTCAACGTATAGAGAGTGGGAGAGTATCTTGCAGAGCGATACTTTGAAGGTGGGCACAATGACATCTCCGACTGATTTTTATATCATGAGAGATCAGAGCTTTGGCTTTGAGTATCAAAAGATCTCAGATTTCACTACGAAGCATGGTTTAACTCTCGATGTTAAGATCTCATACAGCATTGATTCACTACTCTCATGGTTGAGAGAGGGGCAGATTGATCTTTGCATAACACCATTACCTCAGACTAAAACGAATCAGACAGAGTATTTATTTGCTGGGCTATCGAACATGAGTTCTCTAGTCTTAGTACAGAGGAAGTCTGAACACATGGTGTCCTATATTGCTGACTTAGCAGGCAAGTCGGTTTACGCCGAAAGTAATAGTGCTGCCGAACTTAGATTAAAACAAATCCAACAAGAGATTGGGCGAAATATAAATGTGATTACCAGTGATACGCTCATGAGCGAAGATCTCTTAGTCCTCATGAATAGTATAGATTCGATTCAATATGTGGTTTCGGATAAGAGGAGTGCAAGGGTTATTTCGCATTATTACCCTAAGCTGAATAGCTCGCTATCATTAAGTGCCCCTGTCAAGCATGGTTGGGTCGTTAATAATAAGAATAATAGCTTGAAAGAGGCTCTCGACGATTTCTTTTGTACCTCAAAAAAGAAGAAGCATTATGAGGAACTTCTAAAAGAAGATAGTCATTTGCAACGTTTTTTCAAGAGCGAACAAGGATACACTAGCTACAGGCCGATGAAAAATGGTGAGATCTCTCCATACGATTCAATATTTCAGAAAGAGGCCCTACGTCTGGGATGGCATTGGACATACTTAGCAGCTATAGCTTTTCACGAATCAACCTTTAGAAGTGATATTGTCGCTTGGAGTGGAGCTCGAGGTCTTATGGGTATTATGCCTTCTACTGGAGCTGCTTATGGAGCTAATCGTAAGCAGTTGCTGGATCCCAATGTCTCAGTTAGAGTAGCGGTCGATTGCTTGCTAGAGTACGGAAGTAAATACAAGACACTTCCGAACGAACTGGACCAAATCTGCTTTACTTTAGCGTCATATAATGCTGGAAGTGGACATATTTTGGATGCCATTCGTTTGGCAAATAAGTACAATGCTCCTGTGGATAGGTGGTATGGAGGAATAAGAGAATACGTTATTCTCAAAAGTAATCCCAACTATTATAATGATCCAGTGGTTAGATTTGGTTACATGAGGGGACGAGAGACTGCAGATTATGTGGATAATATCATAGAACGTCAAGAGTACTATAAATCAATAGCAAAAGTAAAATAG
- the upp gene encoding uracil phosphoribosyltransferase, with product MKVINLLEECSVLNRYVAELRDVKIQQDRLRFKRNIERIGEIMAYEISKTFEYEPCEIQTPLAMSEDLLDQDKVVIATILRAGLPLHHGFSNNLDRADNAFVTAYRRYKDRLDFEVMIEYLSSPSLDNKTLIITDPMLATGSSMELAYRALITKGKPKKVHFASVIASVDAIDYLQKVMPEDSTLWVVAIDPVIDEHSYIIPGLGDAGDLAFGEKLDN from the coding sequence ATGAAAGTAATAAATTTATTAGAGGAATGCTCTGTACTTAATAGGTACGTAGCAGAGTTACGTGATGTAAAAATACAGCAGGATAGACTCCGTTTTAAGAGAAATATTGAACGGATCGGCGAAATCATGGCTTACGAAATTAGTAAAACCTTTGAATACGAGCCATGTGAGATTCAAACGCCTCTTGCTATGTCTGAAGATCTGCTGGATCAGGATAAGGTCGTTATTGCAACGATCTTGAGAGCTGGATTACCATTACATCATGGCTTTTCAAATAATCTAGACCGTGCGGATAATGCATTCGTCACAGCTTATCGTAGATACAAGGATCGCTTGGATTTTGAAGTGATGATAGAGTATCTTTCTAGTCCTAGCTTGGATAACAAAACCCTTATTATCACTGATCCAATGTTGGCTACAGGTAGCTCTATGGAGCTTGCATATCGTGCTCTTATAACTAAAGGAAAGCCAAAGAAAGTACATTTTGCATCCGTTATTGCAAGTGTTGATGCGATTGATTACCTACAGAAAGTGATGCCAGAAGATAGTACATTATGGGTTGTTGCCATAGATCCTGTGATTGATGAACATTCCTATATCATTCCAGGATTAGGAGATGCAGGAGATTTAGCTTTTGGAGAGAAGCTGGATAATTAA
- a CDS encoding cupin domain-containing protein, with protein MMKKTLNTFFVAIAVILFACSPEEKKETQKEAHNRVETMTDVDDDETIFDFSDKGGEISLFDIEKYTMKNDNFRTTVWTGDNIQMTLMSIPVDGEIGHEIHTNIEQFIRIESGKGLVIMGDTEDDQSFRQEIHADEVVFIPKGKWHNIKNIGDKPLKLYSIYGPTEHPKGTIHVTMEEGHEHDH; from the coding sequence ATGATGAAGAAAACATTAAACACCTTTTTCGTAGCGATAGCTGTAATATTATTTGCTTGCTCTCCAGAAGAAAAAAAAGAGACTCAAAAAGAAGCTCACAATAGGGTTGAGACAATGACAGATGTTGATGATGACGAGACCATCTTTGACTTTAGTGATAAAGGTGGAGAGATCAGCCTTTTCGACATTGAGAAGTACACCATGAAGAACGACAACTTCCGAACCACTGTATGGACAGGAGATAATATTCAGATGACTCTGATGAGTATCCCTGTAGATGGTGAGATAGGACACGAGATTCATACGAATATCGAGCAGTTCATCCGTATCGAAAGTGGAAAAGGATTAGTCATTATGGGAGATACAGAAGATGATCAAAGTTTCCGTCAAGAGATACACGCTGATGAAGTTGTGTTCATCCCGAAAGGTAAATGGCATAACATCAAAAACATAGGAGATAAGCCATTAAAGCTTTATAGTATATATGGCCCTACTGAGCATCCTAAAGGCACCATTCATGTAACAATGGAAGAGGGTCATGAACATGACCACTAA
- a CDS encoding aspartate-semialdehyde dehydrogenase: MNIAIVGASGAVGQELIKLLEERNFPYDHLRLFGSKRSVGRTYTVKGEAITVELLEEGDTFKDIDLVFTSAGGSTSEAFAETITKYGAIMIDNSSAFRLDPEVPLIVTEVNASRALSTPRNIIANPNCTTIQMLVALNAIHQLSPITKVHVATYQSASGAGQSGIEELLEQTKEFARGDDLTVEKFAYQLLFNLIPQVDQFTENGYTKEELKMINETRKIMEADFPVSATCVRVPVLRAHSEAIWVETEEPISVDRAKEAFASAPGVVLMDMPQKQEYPMPLFLSGKDPVYVGRIRKDLTNDNGLTFWCVSDQIRKGAALNAIQIAEYLLANRFK; this comes from the coding sequence ATGAATATTGCAATAGTTGGTGCCTCGGGTGCCGTTGGACAAGAACTAATTAAATTACTAGAGGAGAGAAACTTTCCCTACGATCATTTACGACTATTTGGCTCTAAGAGAAGTGTAGGAAGGACCTATACTGTTAAGGGTGAAGCAATCACCGTGGAACTACTGGAGGAGGGGGATACATTCAAGGATATTGACCTCGTGTTTACATCTGCTGGTGGTAGCACATCAGAAGCATTTGCAGAAACGATCACAAAGTATGGAGCTATAATGATTGATAATTCCAGTGCATTCAGACTTGATCCTGAGGTTCCTCTTATTGTTACAGAAGTGAACGCATCCAGAGCATTAAGTACTCCTAGGAATATTATCGCGAATCCTAACTGTACTACAATACAGATGTTGGTTGCCTTAAACGCTATTCACCAGCTATCCCCCATCACCAAAGTACATGTGGCTACTTACCAAAGTGCTAGCGGTGCTGGACAGTCTGGAATTGAGGAGCTGCTAGAACAGACCAAGGAATTTGCAAGAGGTGACGATCTAACGGTTGAGAAGTTTGCCTATCAGCTTTTATTTAACCTTATTCCACAAGTAGATCAATTCACAGAGAACGGATACACCAAGGAAGAGCTAAAGATGATTAATGAAACTCGTAAAATCATGGAGGCTGACTTCCCGGTGAGTGCGACATGTGTAAGAGTTCCCGTCCTAAGAGCCCACTCTGAAGCGATATGGGTGGAGACTGAAGAGCCTATATCTGTGGATCGAGCTAAGGAAGCATTTGCGAGTGCTCCAGGAGTCGTTCTTATGGATATGCCACAAAAGCAGGAATATCCTATGCCTCTATTCCTTTCTGGGAAAGACCCTGTATATGTTGGACGAATAAGAAAAGATCTAACAAATGATAACGGACTTACTTTCTGGTGCGTGAGTGACCAAATCCGAAAAGGTGCCGCATTAAATGCGATACAAATAGCGGAATATCTCTTGGCTAATAGATTTAAATAA
- the ung gene encoding uracil-DNA glycosylase, which translates to MKVKIDPSWEEILQEEFDKPYFIDITNKVRQAYKQTIVYPPSSLIFNAFNLTPFDRVKVVILGQDPYHEAGQAMGLSFSVPNGIPNPPSLQNIYKEAHTDLSQPIPLHGDLTDWAKQGVLLINATLTVESGRANSHEHFGWYRFTDRVIQLLSEKREHIVFILWGRFAQNKAHLIDPSKHLILKAPHPSPLSAHRGFFGSKPFSQTNYYLMSNGIKPIEWIK; encoded by the coding sequence ATGAAGGTAAAGATAGACCCAAGTTGGGAAGAAATACTACAAGAGGAGTTTGACAAACCATATTTTATAGATATCACAAATAAGGTGCGTCAGGCTTACAAACAAACTATCGTATATCCGCCCTCATCATTGATTTTTAATGCGTTTAACCTAACTCCTTTTGATCGAGTCAAAGTAGTAATACTAGGTCAAGACCCATATCATGAAGCAGGACAAGCGATGGGACTCAGTTTCTCTGTACCTAATGGGATTCCCAACCCACCGTCCTTACAAAATATATATAAAGAGGCTCATACAGACCTCTCACAACCCATCCCACTGCATGGAGATCTAACTGACTGGGCAAAGCAGGGCGTGCTCTTAATCAATGCTACGCTCACTGTAGAGTCTGGAAGAGCGAACTCTCACGAGCATTTTGGGTGGTATCGATTCACAGATAGGGTGATTCAATTATTGAGTGAAAAGCGAGAGCATATCGTATTCATTCTATGGGGAAGGTTCGCACAGAATAAGGCTCATTTGATAGATCCGAGCAAACATCTTATTTTGAAAGCCCCCCACCCCTCACCTCTATCTGCTCACAGAGGCTTCTTTGGTTCAAAACCATTTTCTCAGACTAATTACTATCTGATGTCTAATGGGATAAAACCAATAGAATGGATTAAATAA
- a CDS encoding FAD:protein FMN transferase, producing the protein MKSRLIYITLISFALCLGGCKKTNNTAYIKESSTRFHTTYHLTYQHERALTAEIDSVFDSFNAILNPFDSTSLVAKFNRNETDELHPMLDDVISKAIEVSEQTNGLYDITGAPLFDLWGFGTKKGVTRTASQEEIDSTLNYVGYKKLIVDREHKRLKKEDDRLSLNPSSLSKGYITDLVAKELERHGVTNYLVEIGGEIVANGVNPKGECWKIGINKPIPDSTSMVNDIIFAISLCDKVGVASSGDYRNFKVVDGKKVAHTINVLTGYPAHQDILSATVIAPTSMEADAWATAFMAMGLEASKKILDKQPQLSVCLIYSDPETGEYKTYEKGIQIIELENE; encoded by the coding sequence ATGAAATCTAGACTTATCTACATCACTCTCATCTCCTTTGCTTTGTGCCTTGGGGGATGTAAGAAAACCAATAATACAGCGTACATCAAAGAGAGTAGCACACGTTTTCATACAACATACCACTTAACGTACCAGCACGAGCGAGCACTGACAGCAGAAATAGACTCTGTCTTTGACTCCTTCAATGCTATCCTCAATCCCTTTGACTCAACTTCATTAGTCGCAAAATTTAATCGAAATGAGACCGATGAGCTACATCCTATGCTAGATGATGTAATATCAAAGGCAATAGAGGTTAGCGAACAAACTAATGGGCTCTACGATATAACTGGTGCTCCACTTTTTGATCTCTGGGGATTTGGCACAAAGAAAGGGGTAACCCGAACAGCTTCACAAGAGGAGATTGATAGCACGCTCAATTATGTAGGTTATAAAAAACTTATTGTAGATAGAGAGCATAAAAGGCTAAAAAAGGAGGACGATCGACTTTCCTTAAATCCCTCATCGCTCTCCAAGGGTTACATCACAGACTTGGTGGCAAAAGAACTTGAACGTCACGGGGTAACCAATTACTTAGTAGAGATAGGTGGAGAAATAGTAGCCAATGGCGTTAATCCTAAAGGAGAATGCTGGAAAATAGGTATCAATAAGCCTATTCCGGACAGCACCTCTATGGTGAATGACATTATTTTTGCCATTTCTCTTTGTGACAAAGTTGGGGTGGCCTCTAGTGGAGACTACCGTAACTTCAAAGTTGTAGATGGTAAAAAAGTAGCACATACCATTAATGTACTCACCGGCTATCCTGCACACCAAGATATATTGAGTGCGACCGTCATCGCTCCAACTAGTATGGAGGCTGATGCTTGGGCTACTGCCTTTATGGCCATGGGATTAGAAGCCAGCAAGAAGATATTAGATAAACAACCCCAATTAAGTGTCTGCTTAATTTATTCCGATCCAGAAACAGGGGAATATAAAACATACGAAAAAGGAATTCAGATTATTGAATTAGAGAACGAGTGA
- a CDS encoding glycosyltransferase family 2 protein, with the protein MCQKVALTVLIPLYNEDKSLRELHSWITDVIQKMNISYEIIFVDDGSRDQSWSVITDISRTDEHVRAFRFSKNYGKSPALQIGFQNSCGDVVITMDADLQDSPDEIPELYRMITVEGYDLVSGWKRKRYDPLSKTIPTKLFNATVRRFSGIKLHDFNCGLKSYRGEVVKNIEVYNDMHRFLPYMAKMAGYEKITELPVHHQARKYGKTKFGMSRFVNGYLDLLVLWFTDRFGRKPMHFFGLWGSVMFFIGFIALLYIIIYKFVALQQGVPARLITDLPYFYLCILSIILGVQMFLAGFLGELISRQAKNRNHYIIKDEI; encoded by the coding sequence ATGTGTCAGAAAGTTGCACTAACGGTACTGATTCCTCTATATAACGAGGATAAATCATTGAGGGAATTGCATTCCTGGATCACAGATGTTATCCAGAAGATGAATATAAGCTACGAGATTATATTCGTGGATGATGGTAGTCGTGATCAGTCTTGGTCCGTCATAACTGATATATCAAGGACTGATGAGCATGTCAGAGCCTTTCGCTTCTCGAAAAACTATGGGAAGTCACCTGCACTTCAGATCGGGTTTCAGAATTCTTGTGGTGATGTAGTCATCACGATGGATGCTGATCTTCAGGATTCACCAGATGAGATACCAGAACTTTACCGAATGATTACGGTAGAAGGGTATGATTTAGTGAGCGGGTGGAAAAGAAAACGATATGACCCTCTGTCTAAAACGATTCCAACCAAACTGTTTAATGCGACTGTTCGTCGTTTCTCGGGGATCAAACTACACGACTTCAATTGTGGGTTAAAGAGCTACAGAGGCGAAGTGGTAAAGAATATTGAGGTCTATAATGACATGCATCGGTTCCTCCCCTACATGGCTAAGATGGCTGGATATGAAAAGATTACAGAGCTACCTGTCCATCACCAAGCTAGAAAATATGGGAAAACGAAGTTTGGGATGAGTCGTTTTGTGAATGGTTACCTAGACTTACTTGTCTTATGGTTCACAGATCGCTTTGGTCGTAAACCGATGCACTTTTTTGGACTATGGGGTAGCGTGATGTTCTTCATAGGATTTATAGCACTCTTATATATCATCATCTATAAGTTTGTAGCACTACAGCAGGGAGTACCAGCACGTCTTATTACTGACTTGCCTTACTTTTACCTGTGTATCCTTAGTATCATTTTGGGCGTTCAGATGTTTCTGGCAGGTTTCTTGGGAGAACTCATCTCTAGGCAGGCTAAAAACAGAAATCATTACATTATAAAAGATGAAATCTAG
- a CDS encoding DUF4199 domain-containing protein, which translates to MDNNKPNPDPQPYKSVLAKYMTLAMQNGLKLGGLFALQAVSMLLYKFGIISSLLFLGAFIAVPIYLVILGNQFRDNQLGGQIRYTQAVGYLSWSYLFSLIVAAIVFFVAFTILFNDIYFLNMMEENIITLENILADTPNGDEMMDSIRNLTPRSVTIQTIVSALFFGVIYIYIVGIFIKRTNK; encoded by the coding sequence ATGGACAATAATAAACCGAACCCTGATCCTCAACCTTATAAAAGTGTGCTTGCAAAATATATGACTCTGGCGATGCAGAATGGCCTTAAATTAGGTGGGCTATTTGCTTTACAGGCTGTTAGTATGCTTCTATATAAATTTGGGATAATATCTTCTCTGCTTTTTTTAGGTGCATTTATAGCTGTTCCGATTTATTTAGTAATACTTGGGAATCAATTTAGAGACAATCAATTGGGTGGTCAAATAAGATATACACAAGCCGTTGGATACCTCTCATGGAGCTATCTATTTTCACTCATCGTTGCAGCCATTGTGTTTTTTGTTGCATTCACTATCCTATTCAATGATATCTATTTTTTGAATATGATGGAGGAAAATATAATCACGCTAGAAAATATATTAGCTGACACACCTAATGGGGATGAAATGATGGATTCTATTCGAAATCTGACCCCTCGATCTGTAACCATTCAGACTATTGTTTCAGCTCTCTTTTTTGGTGTGATATATATCTATATTGTTGGTATCTTTATCAAGCGAACCAATAAGTAA
- a CDS encoding DUF1573 domain-containing protein codes for MKKILMVTLTLMLSLFAINNEAYAQNGKQAKIEAEVTEHDFGTIKESDGNVSYIFEVKNAGSAPLVITRVMSSCGCTTPSFSREPIAPGKTGQVTVTYNPKGRVYPFVKTISVYSNGKEGPLVLTIKGEVVD; via the coding sequence ATGAAAAAGATTTTAATGGTAACCCTAACTTTGATGCTTAGCCTTTTTGCTATAAATAATGAGGCTTATGCTCAAAATGGAAAGCAGGCAAAGATTGAGGCAGAGGTTACAGAACATGATTTTGGTACAATTAAGGAAAGTGATGGCAATGTATCCTACATTTTTGAAGTGAAAAATGCAGGAAGTGCTCCATTAGTAATTACGAGAGTAATGTCATCTTGTGGTTGTACTACTCCAAGTTTTAGTCGTGAGCCAATTGCTCCTGGAAAAACTGGACAAGTCACTGTTACTTATAACCCTAAAGGTCGTGTTTACCCTTTCGTAAAGACTATCTCGGTTTATAGCAATGGCAAAGAAGGCCCTCTAGTATTGACCATTAAGGGTGAAGTTGTTGACTAA